The stretch of DNA GCGGTTACCGCGCAGCAGACCGGCGAAGGCGTATTCGGAAAGGCTGTCCGGCACCGGCGTCACGGCGCCGAGGATGGTCGCCGGGTCAGCGCCCAACGCTACAGACACCGGGAACGGCTGACCCGGGTGCTTCTCACACCACTCGCGAAAATCCAGCGCGCCGCCACGGTGGCTGAGCCAGCGCATGATCACCTTGTTGCGGCCGATCACTTGCTGACGGTAGATGCCGAGGTTCTGACGGTCCTTGTTCGGGCCTTTGGTGACGGTCAGGCCCCAGGTGATCAGCGGGCCGACATCGCCGGGCCAGCAGGTCTGCACCGGCAGCATCGCCAGGTCGACGTCGTCGCCTTCGATAACCACTTCCTGGCACACCGCGTCTTTGACGACTTTCGGTGCCATCGCGATGATCTTGCGGAAGATCGGCAGTTTCGACCACGCATCCTTCAAGCCCTTCGGCGGCTCCGGCTCCTTGAGGAAGGCCAGCAGCTTGCCGATTTCGCGCAGCTCGCTGACCGACTCGGCGCCCATGCCCATGGCGACCCGCTCGGGGGTGCCGAACAGGTTGCCGAGCACCGGGATGTCATAGCCGGTGGGCTTTTCGAACAGCAGCGCCGGGCCCTTGGCCCGCAGTGTGCGGTCGCACACCTCGGTCATCTCCAGCACCGGCGAGACGGGAATCTGGATGCGTTTCAACTCTCCGCGCTGCTCAAGCTGCTGCACGAAATCCCGAAGATCCTTGAATTTCATTGACGATGGCACCCTCAAAATAGGCGTACATCCTACCTGCTATGCCGGCCTGTGGCAGCCTGTCGCTGCCTACTTGGCTGCATTCGTCTGTGCTTTTCCAAGGTTTTCCCGGGCTTGCAGGCCGATAAACAGCGGCTCGAGGAGCGGCGCCACGAAGCGCGCACCGACTTCGGACAGATGATTGTCATCGGTGTACAGCGAATAACCGCCGAGTTCAGCGTGGCACAGGCCCTTGTCATCACACAGGCGCGGCGCCGGATCGACTACATGCACGGCCGGGTCAACCTGCGCCAGCAGCGCGAACAACTGACTGATGAACACCTGGCGCTTGTGGTGCACCTCGACGTCCAGACCGACGTCATCGACCGGACGATCGAGCATCGCCAGACGCGTCAGCCGATACGGCGGGCTGAAGGCTTGCAACGGCGCCTCTTTCACCAGCCACACGCGATGCCCGCCAGCGCGCAATTGCGCCACCCGTGCCCGCAGACCTTCAGCCAGACGCCGCTCGGCGTCGGCGCGGTCGTAACGGCCATCAGGTGTTCTCAATACGTGGCCCAGATCGCCTTTGGCATCGCCGTACAGATACAGGCTCCACCGCGCGACCAGCACCACATCGCTGACCGACTGCGCCTTCAGCCCCTGCTCGACCCGCTTGTTGAAGCGCGCACAAACACCGTCATGTTCCAGCCCATCGACCGGGATACACCCCGGGGAACTGGCCAGGATCACGCTAACGCCATGGGCCTTGGCACCGTCATCGAACACCGGGATCAACGCGGTGGCGTGACTGTCGCCCCAGACCATCGCGCGGGTCGGCAGATCCGTCACGCCGTAATGGCAGAACAGCTTGTCGTCAGGGGTCTTGTCGTCCGCCAGACACGCCATCAACTCCGGTCGCCACTCGCGGCCCTTGGCGTATTGCAGAGCCTGCTCGGACAGGCGCCATGGCAGGCCATCGGTCCAGCGCAGGGATTGCCCGGCCAGACCGAGCACCAGAATGCCGCATAAACCCGCGAGCAATACCTGGCGACGCCCGGCCAGCAAACGCCGCTCACGGAACGGGGTTTCGACGAGTTTCCACGACAGATAACCGAGTACCAGCGTCAACAGGATCAAGCCAGCCGTATCGAGCACGCCCGGTTCATCGACACTGGCGTAGCTGGAAAAAACGAACACCGGCCAATGCCACAAATACCAGGAATAGGAAATCAGACCGAGGCCGACCATCACCCGACTGCTCAACAATTGACCAACCACTGTTTCACGATGACCATTGGCCAGAATCAGCAGCACTACGCCCAGCACCGGCAACAATGCGGTGGCCCCCGGGAACGGCGTCGACTTGTCGTAGACGAACACCGCCAGCAGGATCAGCCCCATGCCCAGCAGGCTCAAGGCCTGGGCGGCCAGCGGTTTCAAGCGCCAGGCGTGTTTCGGCGCAATCGCCAGCATCGCCCCGGCCAGCAACTCCCAGGCCCGCATCGGCAGCAGGAAGAAGGCTTTTTCCGGGTGATGATTGATTGCCCACACACTCAGCCCGAACGACACCAGCAGCACGCCGAACAGCGCCAGCCGCCAGTGTTTCAGCCGGCTCGAGAGCAACGTCAGCAGCAGCGGAAAGACAATGTAGAACTGCTCTTCCACCGCCAGCGACCAGGTGTGCAGCAGCGGTTTCAGGTCAGAGGCGACATCGAAGTAGCCGTCCTGGCGCATGAACAGGATGTTCGAGACGAACGTCACCTGGTAACGCACCGAGCGCCCTAGCTCTTCATAGTCCTTGGGAGCCAGCAGGAACCAGCCCACCGCCAGCACCGCAATGATCATCGCGAACAGCGCCGGCAGAATCCGCCGCGCACGCCGCGCCCAGAACTCGACGAAACTGAAACGACCCGCCTGACGCTGGTTCCAGATGATCGAAGTAATGAGGTAGCCGGAAATCACGAAGAACACGTCCACGCCGACAAAACCGCCGGTAAACCCCGGGACGCCAAAGTGGAACAGCACCACGGCGATCACCGCGACTGCGCGCAGGCCGTCGATATCCCTTCGATAAGCGAGTGTGCTCATAAATCTTTAATGCCAATCAGATGGTTGTTTTTTGTACAGCTTGAGCCTCTGACTCGAAGAGGCTCACGAATGCTGCTTGTTGTTTTTGCCCAGTGACAGACCTTAACAGATCACGAACCTCCCATAATTCAGGCAAAAAAAATGGCATCCCGTACGGGATGCCATTTTCGGGTACTACCTGCGATGTTACTTGCGCTTCATCGACAGGAAGAACTCGTCGTTGGTCTTGGTCGTTTTCAGCTTGTCGACCAGGAACTCGATCGCTGCGACTTCGTCCATCGGGTGCAGCAGCTTGCGCAGAATCCACATGCGCTGCAGTTCGTCGTCGGCGGTCAGCAACTCTTCGCGGCGGGTGCCGGAACGGTTGATGTTGATGGCCGGGAACACGCGCTTTTCCGCAATCTTGCGGTCCAGCGGCAGTTCCATGTTGCCGGTACCCTTGAACTCTTCGTAGATCACTTCGTCCATTTTCGAACCGGTTTCAACCAGTGCGGTGGCGATAATGGTCAGCGAGCCGCCTTCTTCGATGTTGCGCGCAGCACCGAAGAAACGCTTTGGCTTCTCCAGGGCGTGAGCATCGACACCACCGGTCAGGACCTTGCCGGAGCTCGGGATCACGGTGTTGTAGGCACGGGCCAGACGGGTGATGGAGTCGAGCAGGATCACCACGTCCTTCTTGTGTTCGACCAGGCGCTTGGCCTTCTCGATCACCATTTCGGCAACCTGAACGTGGCGGGTCGGCGGCTCGTCGAAAGTCGAGGCAACCACTTCGCCGCGCACGGTGCGCTGCATTTCGGTTACTTCTTCCGGACGTTCGTCGATCAGCAGCACAATCAGGTGAACTTCAGGGTTATTACGGGCGATATTCGCTGCGATGTTCTGCAGCATGATCGTTTTACCGGCTTTGGGCGGTGCAACGATCAGACCACGCTGGCCTTTGCCAATCGGGGCGCACAGGTCGATCACACGACCGGTCAAGTCTTCAGTGGAACCGTTGCCGGCTTCCATCTTCATGCGCACAGTCGGGAACAGCGGGGTCAGGTTCTCGAAGAGAATCTTGTTTTTCGCGTTCTCGGGACGATCGAAGTTGATCGTGTCGACCTTGAGCAGGGCGAAATAACGCTCGCCTTCCTTTGGAGGGCGGATCTTGCCAACGATGGTGTCACCGGTGCGCAAGTTGAAACGACGGATCTGGCTTGGCGAGACGTAGATATCGTCCGGACCGGCCAGGTAGGAAGCGTCAGCGGAGCGCAGGAAGCCGAAGCCGTCCTGGAGAATCTCCAGCACGCCATCACCGGAGATTTCCTCGCCGCTTTTCGCGTGCTTTTTGAGCAGGGAGAAAATCACGTCCTGCTTGCGCGAACGGGCCATATTTTCTATGCCCATCTGTTCGGCCAATTCGAGCAGTTCGGTAATCGGCTTTTGCTTGAGTTCAGTCAGATTCATATAGGAATGACGTAATCATTTATGGAGGGGGGGAAATTAAGCTTTTGGCTTAATGAGGCCGCGCCGCGGAGAAGGCGACAGGATCGCGAACTTGTTCGAAAAGGAGTGCGTCGGCGACGGCTAGCAGGGGGCAGTGGAGAAACCAGTGCGGGGCCGAATGTACCACCTGAGTTTCGGAGCGTCTAGCCCTGAATACGCAAAAAGCCCCGCAATTTGCGAGGCTTTTTTTTCGGCGATTTACAGCGACGCTTAGATGTTGGCGTCGAGGAAAGCTTTCAACTGAGACTTCGACAGCGCGCCGACTTTGGTCGCTTCAACGTTGCCGTTCTTGAACAACATCAGCGTCGGGATACCACGCACGCCATGCTTGGCCGGGGTTTCCTGATTCTCGTCGATGTTCAGTTTGGCAACGGTCAGCTTGCCTTGGTATTCACCAGCAATCTCGTCCAGAACCGGAGCGATCATTTTGCAAGGACCGCACCATTCAGCCCAGTAATCGACCAGGACAGCGCCTTCGGCCTTGAGTACGTCGGCTTCGAAGCTAGCGTCGCTAACGTGTTTGATAAGATCGCTGCTCATGGAATTCTCCAGGTTGTAAGCAAAAAAACGTGGCCCATCATATCCGCCCTTCCCTTGTTCAGGAAGCCGCAGATGATTGAGTCTTGCTATGGCGCCCCATGAGTCTGGGTATAGCTCAAGTCAGGCGGTGGCGGGGGCGATGAAGGCAATCCCGGTACGCAGTGCCGCGTTGCGCACGTGCTCCTGCATGGCTTTCTGGGCAGCGGCGGACGCCCGGCGCGCCAGTGCGCGGAGAATCTTGCGGTGCTCCTGCCAGGTTTCCATGGCCCGTTCGGCGCGGATGAACGGTAGCTTCTGGCTCTCGAGAAAGATCTCGGCACTGGCGGTAAGGATGCTCAGCATCGCCTGATTGCCGCTGGCCAACAGAATGCGCTGGTGGAATTCAAAGTCGAGCGTCGCTGCCGCCTCGAAGTCACCCGCCTTCAACTGCTCACGCATCGCCGCAACGTTGTCCTCCAGCGCATCCAGATCGAACGTGCTCAAGGTTACCGCCGCCAACCCGGCCGCAAACCCTTCCAGCGCATAGCGCAGCTGAAAAATATCGAGCGGCGAGGCCTGCGCCGCAAACGACCAGCCCGGTGCGCTGTCGCCGCGCGACAACTCCACCGGAGCCTGCACGAAAACACCCTTGCCCGGCTGAATGCTGACCACACCCAGCGCACTCAGCGATGACAGCGCCTCGCGCAATGACGCCCGACTCACGCCAAGTTGCAGCGCCAGATCGCGCTGTGACGGCAAGGCGTCGCCCGCGCCGAAACCCTGGTCGGTGATCAGTTTGCGGATCGCTTGCAGCGCCACTTCGGGTACCGCACGGGAAATCGAATTCATGGTTTTTCAGATGCGTCAGGCCAATGTGCGGCTAGTTGTAAAGCTATTCGCCGAGTCCGGCAAGTCATGCCCCAGCGGGGTTCGGTGATCGAGGCCGATGCGCCATGGCAGTGCGAAAAACGACCTGACTGTTCAGACCAGTAAGACCGAACAAACCCGCTGAAACCGTGGTCTGCCGTGGCGAAAGCCACGTATTGGCACGGCACATGCTCTGTCCGAACGCAGATTTAACTTCCCGCCGATCCGGAGATTTGCCATGACCCTGCGTTACCGAGCCCTCCTCGCCGCGCTGTTTTCCAGCCTGATGCTCAGCCATATCCCCGCTCACGCCGACGGCCTGGACGACGTGGTCAAACGCGGCACACTGAAAGTCGCGGTGCCTCAGGACTTCCCGCCATTCGGCTCGGTCGGCCCGGACATGAAGCCTCGCGGCCTGGACATCGACACGGCGAAACTGCTGGCCGAGCAGCTCAAGGTCAAACTCGAACTGACTCCGGTCAACAGCACCAACCGCATCCCGTTCCTGACCACCGGCAAAGTCGATCTGGTGATCTCAAGCCTGGGCAAGAACCCTGAGCGCGAAAAAGTCATCGACTTCTCCCACGCCTACGCGCCGTTCTACCTCGCGGTATTTGGCCCGCCTGATGCCGCAATCACCACGCTCGACGACCTCAAGGGCAAAACCATCAGCGTCACCCGTGGCGCCATCGAAGACATCGAGCTGACCAAGGTCGCCCCCGAAGGCGTGACCATCAAGCGCTTCGAAGACAACAACTCGACCATTGCCGCCTACCTCGCCGGGCAAGTCGACCTGATCGCCAGCGGCAACGTGGTGATGGTCGCAATCAGCGAGAAGAACCCGAAACGCGTGCCGGCATTGAAAGTGAAGCTCAAGGATTCGCCGGTCTACGTCGGCGTGAACAAGAACGAGCCGGCGCTGCTGGGCAAGGTCAACGAGATCCTCGCCACCGCCAAGGCCGACGGCGCGCTGGAGAAAAATTCGCAGACCTGGCTCAAAGAGCCGCTGCCGGCCGATCTCTGATCGGTCGCGCGGGAGACAATCGATGGCTTATCAGTTCGATTTCATGCCGGTGGTGCAAAACACCGACCTGTTGCTGCGCGGCGCACTGTTTACCCTGGAGCTGACGGCCATTGGCGCAGTGCTCGGGGTCGGCGTGGGCATCATCGGCGCGCTGGTGCGGGCGTGGAACATCCGCCCGTTCTCGGCAATCTTCGGCGTCTACGTCGAGTTGATCCGCAACACGCCATTTCTGGTGCAGCTGTTCTTCATATTCTTCGGCCTGCCCTCGCTCGGGGTGCAGATTTCCGAATGGCAGGCGGCGGTACTGGCGATGGTGATCAACCTCGGTGCGTATTCGACCGAGATCATTCGCGCCGGCATCCAGGCGATCCCGCGCGGGCAACTGGAAGCCGCGGCCGCGCTGGCGATGAGCCGGTTCGAAGCGTTCCGCCACGTGGTGCTGCTGCCGGCGCTGGGCAAGGTCTGGCCGGCCCTGAGCAGCCAGATCATCATCGTCATGCTCGGGTCGGCGGTGTGTTCGCAGATCGCCACCGAGGAGTTGAGCTTCGCCGCCAACTTCATTCAGTCGCGCAACTTCCGCGCCTTCGAAACCTATGCGCTGACCACGCTGATTTACCTGTGCATGGCGCTGCTGATCCGGCAACTGCTGAACTGGGTCGGCCGCCGCTATATCGCGAGGAGCAGCCGATGAGCGACTTCACCTTCTGGGACATCCTGCGCAATCTGCTCACCGGTCTGCAGTGGACGCTGGCGTTGTCGCTGGTGGCCTTCATCGGTGGCGGGGTCGTCGGGCTGCTGATTCTGGTCATGCGCATCTCGAAAAACCCTTTGCCGAGCAACATCGCCCGCACCTGGATCGAACTGTTCCAGGGCACGCCGCTGCTGATGCAACTGTTTCTGGTGTTCTTCGGCGTGGCGCTGGCCGGGATCGAAATCTCGCCGTGGATGGCGGCGGCGATTGCCCTGACGCTGTTTACCAGCGCCTACCTGGCGGAGATCTGGCGCGGTTGCGTCGAAGCGATCCCGAATGGCCAGTGGGAAGCCTCGGCGAGTCTGGCGCTGAATCCGCTGGAGCAATTGCGCTACGTGATCCTGCCGCAAGCGCTGCGGATTGCCGTGGCGCCGACCGTGGGCTTCTCGGTGCAAGTGGTCAAAGGCACCGCGGTGACCTCAATCATCGGCTTCACCGAGCTGACCAAAACCGGCGGCATGCTCGCCAACGTCACCTTCGAACCGTTCATGGTCTACGGCCTCGTCGCCCTCGGCTACTTCCTGCTCTGCTACCCCTTGTCGCTCAGTGCGCGCTACCTGGAAAGGAGACTGCATGCCTCTGCTTAGAATTTCCGCCCTGCATAAATACTACGGCGACCATCATGTGCTCAAAGGCATCGACCTGAGCGTCGAGGAAGGCCAGGTGGTGGCGATCATCGGCCGCAGCGGCTCGGGCAAATCGACCCTGCTGCGCACCCTCAACGGTCTGGAGTCGATCAACGACGGGGTGATCGAAGTCGACGGCGAATACCTCGACGCCGCCCGCGCCGATCTGCGCAGCCTGCGGCAGAAAGTCGGCATGGTGTTCCAGCAGTTCAACCTGTTCCCGCACCTGACCGTGGGCGAGAACGTGATGCTCGCCCCGCAAGTGGTGCAGAAAGTGCCCAAGGCCAAGGCGGCCGAACTGGCGCGCAAGATGCTCGAGCGCGTCGGCCTGGGGGAGAAATTCGATGCGTTTCCGGACCGACTCTCCGGCGGCCAGCAGCAGCGTGTGGCAATTGCCCGGGCCTTGGCGATGTCGCCGAAAGTGCTGCTATGCGACGAAATCACCTCGGCGCTGGACCCGGAGCTGGTCAATGAAGTGCTCAGCGTGGTGCGCCAATTGGCCAGGGAAGGCATGACGCTGATCATGGTCACCCACGAAATGCGCTTCGCCCGGGAGGTCGGGGACAAACTGGTGTTCATGCACCATGGCAAGGTGCATGAGGTGGGGGATCCGAAGGTGTTGTTTGCCAATCCGCAGACGGCGGAGCTGGCGAATTTCATTGGTACGGTGGAAGCGACAGCCTGAATCTGACTCACCCTGATCGTTCCCACGCTCCGCGTGGGAATGCAGCCAGGGACGCTCTGCGTCCCAAAAGCGGACGCAGAGCGTCCGGTGAGGCATTCCCACGCAGAGCCTGGGAACGATCAGGTTCGGGGTGCTCGCTCCGGCGGTTTGAACCATGCGCGTTGGCGTCAGCGTTTGATCGTGGCACGATGTCGGGGTTATCGACCGAGACCCCCAGACCATGCCGCAATCCAAAGCCAAGAATCTGTCCCTGATCGCCGCAATCGACCTGGGCTCCAACAGCTTTCACATGGTCGTGGCCAAGGCCCAGAACGGTGAAATCCGTATTCTGGAGCGCCTCGGAGAGAAGGTTCAGCTTGCCGCCGGCATCGACGATGAGCGCCATCTCAACGAAGAATCCATGCAGCGCGGGCTTGATTGCCTCAAGCGCTTCGCCCAACTGATCAACGGCATGCCCCTGGGCGCCGTGCGGATCGTTGGCACCAACGCCCTGCGCGAAGCGCGCAACCGCCTG from Pseudomonas sp. P8_229 encodes:
- the ubiD gene encoding 4-hydroxy-3-polyprenylbenzoate decarboxylase — its product is MKFKDLRDFVQQLEQRGELKRIQIPVSPVLEMTEVCDRTLRAKGPALLFEKPTGYDIPVLGNLFGTPERVAMGMGAESVSELREIGKLLAFLKEPEPPKGLKDAWSKLPIFRKIIAMAPKVVKDAVCQEVVIEGDDVDLAMLPVQTCWPGDVGPLITWGLTVTKGPNKDRQNLGIYRQQVIGRNKVIMRWLSHRGGALDFREWCEKHPGQPFPVSVALGADPATILGAVTPVPDSLSEYAFAGLLRGNRTELVKCRGNDLQVPATAEIILEGVIHPGEMADEGPYGDHTGYYNEVDSFPVFTVERITHRIKPIYHSTYTGRPPDEPAILGVALNEVFVPILQKQFPEITDFYLPPEGCSYRMAIVTMKKSYPGHAKRVMLGVWSFLRQFMYTKFVIVTDDDINARDWNDVIWAITTRMDPKRDTVMIDNTPIDYLDFASPVSGLGSKMGLDATHKWPGETTREWGRVIVKDDAVTQRIDAIWNQLGID
- a CDS encoding acyltransferase family protein, with product MSTLAYRRDIDGLRAVAVIAVVLFHFGVPGFTGGFVGVDVFFVISGYLITSIIWNQRQAGRFSFVEFWARRARRILPALFAMIIAVLAVGWFLLAPKDYEELGRSVRYQVTFVSNILFMRQDGYFDVASDLKPLLHTWSLAVEEQFYIVFPLLLTLLSSRLKHWRLALFGVLLVSFGLSVWAINHHPEKAFFLLPMRAWELLAGAMLAIAPKHAWRLKPLAAQALSLLGMGLILLAVFVYDKSTPFPGATALLPVLGVVLLILANGHRETVVGQLLSSRVMVGLGLISYSWYLWHWPVFVFSSYASVDEPGVLDTAGLILLTLVLGYLSWKLVETPFRERRLLAGRRQVLLAGLCGILVLGLAGQSLRWTDGLPWRLSEQALQYAKGREWRPELMACLADDKTPDDKLFCHYGVTDLPTRAMVWGDSHATALIPVFDDGAKAHGVSVILASSPGCIPVDGLEHDGVCARFNKRVEQGLKAQSVSDVVLVARWSLYLYGDAKGDLGHVLRTPDGRYDRADAERRLAEGLRARVAQLRAGGHRVWLVKEAPLQAFSPPYRLTRLAMLDRPVDDVGLDVEVHHKRQVFISQLFALLAQVDPAVHVVDPAPRLCDDKGLCHAELGGYSLYTDDNHLSEVGARFVAPLLEPLFIGLQARENLGKAQTNAAK
- the rho gene encoding transcription termination factor Rho — translated: MNLTELKQKPITELLELAEQMGIENMARSRKQDVIFSLLKKHAKSGEEISGDGVLEILQDGFGFLRSADASYLAGPDDIYVSPSQIRRFNLRTGDTIVGKIRPPKEGERYFALLKVDTINFDRPENAKNKILFENLTPLFPTVRMKMEAGNGSTEDLTGRVIDLCAPIGKGQRGLIVAPPKAGKTIMLQNIAANIARNNPEVHLIVLLIDERPEEVTEMQRTVRGEVVASTFDEPPTRHVQVAEMVIEKAKRLVEHKKDVVILLDSITRLARAYNTVIPSSGKVLTGGVDAHALEKPKRFFGAARNIEEGGSLTIIATALVETGSKMDEVIYEEFKGTGNMELPLDRKIAEKRVFPAININRSGTRREELLTADDELQRMWILRKLLHPMDEVAAIEFLVDKLKTTKTNDEFFLSMKRK
- the trxA gene encoding thioredoxin TrxA, producing MSSDLIKHVSDASFEADVLKAEGAVLVDYWAEWCGPCKMIAPVLDEIAGEYQGKLTVAKLNIDENQETPAKHGVRGIPTLMLFKNGNVEATKVGALSKSQLKAFLDANI
- a CDS encoding FadR/GntR family transcriptional regulator: MNSISRAVPEVALQAIRKLITDQGFGAGDALPSQRDLALQLGVSRASLREALSSLSALGVVSIQPGKGVFVQAPVELSRGDSAPGWSFAAQASPLDIFQLRYALEGFAAGLAAVTLSTFDLDALEDNVAAMREQLKAGDFEAAATLDFEFHQRILLASGNQAMLSILTASAEIFLESQKLPFIRAERAMETWQEHRKILRALARRASAAAQKAMQEHVRNAALRTGIAFIAPATA
- a CDS encoding transporter substrate-binding domain-containing protein; amino-acid sequence: MTLRYRALLAALFSSLMLSHIPAHADGLDDVVKRGTLKVAVPQDFPPFGSVGPDMKPRGLDIDTAKLLAEQLKVKLELTPVNSTNRIPFLTTGKVDLVISSLGKNPEREKVIDFSHAYAPFYLAVFGPPDAAITTLDDLKGKTISVTRGAIEDIELTKVAPEGVTIKRFEDNNSTIAAYLAGQVDLIASGNVVMVAISEKNPKRVPALKVKLKDSPVYVGVNKNEPALLGKVNEILATAKADGALEKNSQTWLKEPLPADL
- a CDS encoding amino acid ABC transporter permease; this encodes MAYQFDFMPVVQNTDLLLRGALFTLELTAIGAVLGVGVGIIGALVRAWNIRPFSAIFGVYVELIRNTPFLVQLFFIFFGLPSLGVQISEWQAAVLAMVINLGAYSTEIIRAGIQAIPRGQLEAAAALAMSRFEAFRHVVLLPALGKVWPALSSQIIIVMLGSAVCSQIATEELSFAANFIQSRNFRAFETYALTTLIYLCMALLIRQLLNWVGRRYIARSSR
- a CDS encoding amino acid ABC transporter permease, which encodes MSDFTFWDILRNLLTGLQWTLALSLVAFIGGGVVGLLILVMRISKNPLPSNIARTWIELFQGTPLLMQLFLVFFGVALAGIEISPWMAAAIALTLFTSAYLAEIWRGCVEAIPNGQWEASASLALNPLEQLRYVILPQALRIAVAPTVGFSVQVVKGTAVTSIIGFTELTKTGGMLANVTFEPFMVYGLVALGYFLLCYPLSLSARYLERRLHASA
- a CDS encoding amino acid ABC transporter ATP-binding protein, with product MPLLRISALHKYYGDHHVLKGIDLSVEEGQVVAIIGRSGSGKSTLLRTLNGLESINDGVIEVDGEYLDAARADLRSLRQKVGMVFQQFNLFPHLTVGENVMLAPQVVQKVPKAKAAELARKMLERVGLGEKFDAFPDRLSGGQQQRVAIARALAMSPKVLLCDEITSALDPELVNEVLSVVRQLAREGMTLIMVTHEMRFAREVGDKLVFMHHGKVHEVGDPKVLFANPQTAELANFIGTVEATA